The Peribacillus simplex genome contains the following window.
GGATCTAAACCTGCCCCTTGTTTGATATTTTTTGCATGGCTGGCCATATCGGCAACAACGTTGTCATAATGTTTCTTTTGAATATAAACCCTGGATCCGGCACAGCATACCTGCCCTTGGTTAAACATGACCCCATTCAAAGCTCCAGGTATGGCTTTTGAGAAATCCGCATCGGGTAGGATGATGTTTGGGGATTTCCCACCAAGTTCCAATGTGACCCGTTTCAATGAATATGAAGCGGAACGCATGATCAATTTTCCAACTTCAGTCGAACCGGTAAATGCAATTTTATTTACTTGCGGATGGTCGACAAGTGCTTGTCCCGCGGTTTCACCAAAGCCGGGAACGATATTGACCACCCCATCAGGGAAACCGGCTTCAGCGAACAATTCAGCCAAATAAAGTGCGGAAAGCGGTGTTTGCTCAGCAGGCTTTAATATGACCGTACAGCCTGTAGCAAGTGCCGCTCCAAGTTTCCACATCGCCATAAGAAGCGGAAAGTTCCATGGGATGATTTGTCCCACAACACCAACAGCCTCGTGTTTTGTGTAGTTAAAGTAATTTCCGCTTACCGGAATGGTTTGTCCAACAATCTTGGTGGACCAGCCAGCAAAATATCTCATATGTTCTATAGCTAAAGGGATGTCAGCATTGGTAGTTTCACTGATTGGTTTCCCATTATCCAGCGTTTCCAATTGAGCAAGTTCAGTTTTGTTTTCTTCCATTAAATCTGCCAGCTTATACATAAGCCTGCTGCGGGTAGCGGCGCTCATCCTTGACCAAGGACCTTCATCGAATGCTTTGCGTGCAGCTTTGACGGCTAAGTCGATATCTTCTTTATCTGCTTCATATACTTCGGCAAGTTTTTGTCCTGTAGCAGGATTAGGAGTGGAGAAGGTTTTTTTTGAAGCACTTTCTACAAACTGTCCATTAATATAAAGCTTTTTTGGTCCTGTTAAAAATTTTTGCAGCTTTCCACTTACTTCTAACGTTAGATTTGTCATAAGTACCCTCCTGAATAAAATGAATATCTTGGGCAAAACATGATGACTTATTTGATAACGCTATGATCTATGCCAATTTTTATAATAAATGAAAAAAAAGGAATATTCAATCTTTATCATTCGACATAATACCCCAATCAAGAGTCATTCTTCATTTATAAACGATGAAGTTTTTTTGTCATGACATGTGTAAATACTATAGCGGAAATTAAAGTTAATAGTTAAAATGAATAGGGATAAAATAACTAGAAGGTCTAAAGTTCTTCAGGAGGAATATATGGGAAATGATGTTAAAACGATATCGCAGCGTAAATTATTAGTTGTTGCGGGTCTTGGGTGGATGTTCGATGCACTTGATATCGGTATGCTTTCTTTCATTATAGTTGCTTTGAAACAGGAATGGAACTTAACCAGTGAACAGGTTGGCTGGATAGGGAGCATAAACTCTATAGGGATGGCTGTAGGAGCTGTTTTCTTTGGTGCGATGGCTGACAGGGTCGGACGCAAGAATGTCTTTATCATTACATTATTATTGTTTTCAATCGCAAGTGGCCTGTCTGCAGCAGTCGGTACACTCAGCTTGTTCTTGATATTGCGATTTTTGATTGGAATGGGACTTGGAGGCGAACTTCCGGTTGCATCGACATTGGTTTCTGAAAGTGTTGATGCTAGTAAAAGGGGAAGGGTTGTCGTCCTCCTTGAAAGTTTTTGGGCGGTTGGCTGGATATTGGCAGCACTCATCTCCTATTTCATCATTCCGGCTTATGGTTGGAGGGTTGCGTTGATATTAAGTGCAGTTCCCGCTTTATATGCACTGTATCTGCGCTTGAAGCTACCAGATTCACCGAAATTTACGGAACTTGAAAAGAAGCAGAGACCAACAGTAATAAGCAACATGAGAAGTGTCTGGAAAAAG
Protein-coding sequences here:
- a CDS encoding aldehyde dehydrogenase family protein; this translates as MTNLTLEVSGKLQKFLTGPKKLYINGQFVESASKKTFSTPNPATGQKLAEVYEADKEDIDLAVKAARKAFDEGPWSRMSAATRSRLMYKLADLMEENKTELAQLETLDNGKPISETTNADIPLAIEHMRYFAGWSTKIVGQTIPVSGNYFNYTKHEAVGVVGQIIPWNFPLLMAMWKLGAALATGCTVILKPAEQTPLSALYLAELFAEAGFPDGVVNIVPGFGETAGQALVDHPQVNKIAFTGSTEVGKLIMRSASYSLKRVTLELGGKSPNIILPDADFSKAIPGALNGVMFNQGQVCCAGSRVYIQKKHYDNVVADMASHAKNIKQGAGLDPSTQIGPLVSQEQQNRVMGYIEKGKNEGAEVLVGGNKPGEQGYFVSPTIFAGVEEEMTIAKEEIFGPVIAAMPYEDLDDVINRANASEYGLAAGLWTSDLANAHYVAGKLRAGTVWVNCYNAFDAASPFGGYKQSGIGREMGSYALDNYSEVKSVWINLGK
- a CDS encoding MFS transporter: MGNDVKTISQRKLLVVAGLGWMFDALDIGMLSFIIVALKQEWNLTSEQVGWIGSINSIGMAVGAVFFGAMADRVGRKNVFIITLLLFSIASGLSAAVGTLSLFLILRFLIGMGLGGELPVASTLVSESVDASKRGRVVVLLESFWAVGWILAALISYFIIPAYGWRVALILSAVPALYALYLRLKLPDSPKFTELEKKQRPTVISNMRSVWKKEYSRQTLVLWILWFCVVFSYYGMFLWLPSVMVLKGFSMIQSFEYVLIMTLAQLPGYFSAAWLIEKMGRKFVLITYLIGTAISAFFFGSAEGLALLIVSGMFLSFFNLGAWGALYAYTPEQYPTAVRGTGTGLAAGIGRIGGVLGPLLVGYLVAAGTPISTIFTIFTIAILVGAAAVAFGKETKNTVLT